Proteins encoded within one genomic window of Deltaproteobacteria bacterium:
- a CDS encoding deoxynucleoside kinase, which translates to MRPRYIVVEGPIGVGKTTLVKALSKRFAAKSVFEVVEENPFLADFYTDRDLYAFQTQVFFLLSRFKQQEALAQRDLFQQVIVSDYLFAKDRIFAELTLNGPELGLYHRVYDALTPRVPKPDLVIYLQARIDVLLGRIKERGRPFERDFDAQYLTDLCQIYNDYFFRYDDTPLLVVNTSDVNLRDSRAALDDLVDEIEHLRGGTKHYVPRGDARPQAD; encoded by the coding sequence TCGGGGTCGGGAAGACGACCCTGGTCAAGGCCCTGTCCAAGCGGTTTGCGGCCAAGTCGGTCTTCGAGGTGGTGGAGGAGAACCCCTTCCTGGCCGACTTCTATACCGACCGGGACCTCTACGCCTTCCAGACCCAGGTCTTCTTCCTGCTCTCGCGCTTCAAGCAGCAGGAGGCGCTCGCCCAGCGGGACCTCTTCCAGCAGGTGATCGTCAGCGACTACCTCTTCGCGAAGGACCGCATCTTCGCCGAGCTGACCCTCAACGGGCCGGAGCTCGGCCTCTACCACCGGGTCTACGACGCGCTCACCCCCCGGGTGCCCAAGCCCGACCTGGTCATCTACCTCCAGGCCCGCATCGACGTGCTCCTCGGCCGGATCAAGGAGCGGGGGCGCCCCTTCGAGCGCGACTTCGACGCCCAGTACCTGACCGACCTCTGCCAGATCTACAACGACTACTTCTTCCGCTACGACGACACGCCGCTCCTGGTGGTCAACACGAGCGATGTGAACCTGCGGGACTCGCGCGCCGCCCTCGACGACCTCGTGGACGAGATCGAGCACCTGCGCGGCGGCACGAAGCACTACGTCCCCCGGGGGGACGCCCGGCCCCAGGCCGACTGA
- the panB gene encoding 3-methyl-2-oxobutanoate hydroxymethyltransferase: MRKVTIHTLAKKKREGEKVVMITAYDATLARIVDDAGVDLILVGDSLGHVIQGHESTLPVTLDQMIYHCAAVSRGAKRAQIIGDMPFMSYQAGEDEAVKNAGRLIAEGGAQAVKLEGGRDFTGVVSKIVRAGIPVMGHIGLTPQSVHKLGGYRIQGKSASAHQALLDDARALEDAGIYSLVLEGVAAEVAEAVTAAVSVPTIGIGAGAGCDGQVLVIYDLLGLNPDFKPKFLKYYLDGYQVLRGAIETFGAEVREGSFPAEEHTFHAPKVRVVEDPEPEAAEGAGEPTKLYG, encoded by the coding sequence GTGAGGAAGGTTACCATCCATACCCTCGCGAAGAAGAAGCGCGAGGGCGAGAAGGTGGTGATGATCACCGCCTATGACGCCACCCTGGCCCGGATCGTCGATGACGCCGGAGTGGATCTGATCCTGGTCGGCGACTCGCTCGGCCACGTGATCCAGGGGCACGAGAGCACCCTCCCGGTGACCCTCGACCAGATGATCTACCACTGCGCGGCCGTGTCTCGCGGGGCGAAGCGGGCGCAGATCATCGGCGACATGCCCTTCATGAGCTACCAGGCCGGTGAGGACGAGGCCGTGAAGAACGCCGGCCGGCTCATCGCCGAGGGCGGCGCCCAGGCGGTGAAGCTCGAGGGCGGCCGTGACTTCACCGGCGTCGTCTCGAAGATCGTCCGCGCCGGGATCCCGGTGATGGGCCACATCGGGCTGACCCCCCAGTCGGTGCACAAGCTGGGCGGCTACCGGATCCAGGGCAAGAGCGCCTCGGCGCACCAGGCCCTGCTCGACGACGCCCGGGCCCTGGAGGACGCCGGCATCTACAGCCTGGTCCTCGAGGGCGTGGCGGCCGAGGTGGCCGAGGCGGTCACCGCCGCCGTGAGCGTGCCCACCATCGGCATCGGCGCCGGCGCCGGCTGCGACGGCCAGGTGCTGGTGATCTACGACCTCCTCGGCCTCAACCCGGACTTCAAGCCCAAGTTCCTGAAGTACTACCTCGACGGCTACCAGGTCCTCCGGGGCGCCATCGAGACCTTCGGCGCCGAGGTGCGCGAGGGCAGCTTCCCGGCCGAGGAGCACACCTTCCACGCCCCCAAGG